TCCATTAGCTTCATTCAATTGCCTTTCCAATATTGGTAAAATTCCCTCAAAAGGTCTTTCAAAACCACTAGAAGTTTTAAAGCGACTATCAGCTTGGATTAATATTGGTTTATCTGATCCTAAAAGTAGTACGTTTTTTTGCAAATCACTTAAATCCTGCCAAGGAGTTTTTAATTCAAAACCGTACGCTTGCCCTACAGAATATAGTAAAGAAAAATAGTAAGTATTATCTTTTTCACTCCAAGGAGCTATTGCAGCATAAACAGGTAATTTTTTATCTGGTATGACTCTATCAGCAGTAAATTTTTTTAGATAACCAATACCATGGCAATCTGGACAAGCTCCATATGGGCTGTTGAAAGAAAATAATCTTGGAGAAAGTTCCTCTACGATGGAACCATGAACAGGACATGCATAATTTTCTGAGTATAATTTCTCTCTTTCTAAATTAGGAGGAAGGTTTTCCCCTTTTTTAGGCACAACTTCTACTATTGCCAAACCATCGCCTCTTTTGAGACAAGTTTGCAAAGAATCATTCAATCTTTCTTGTATTCCTTCTCTTGCGATTAGTCTGTCAACTACTACCTCAATATTATGAATTTGATTTTTGTCTAGTTCAATACTATCAGCAAGTTCTCTTACCTCACCATTAATTCTTACCCTAGCAAATCCCTCAGCGGCTAATCCACTTATTAATTTTGTGTGCGTACCTTTCTTTCCCCTTACAACAGGTGCTAATAACTGGTACCTTGTCCCCTCTGGTAATAAAAGAATTTGATCAACCATTTCATCAATTGTTTGAGGCGCAATTGGAATTCCGCAGTGATGACAATGCGGCTCACCAGCACGGCCAAACAATAACCTTAAATAATCTTGTATCTCTGTTACTGTTCCAACTGTTGATCGAGGATTATGACTTGTAGATTTTTGATCAATTGAAATAGCAGGCGATAAACCCTCAATATTATCAACATCTGGTTTATCTACTTGTCCCAAAAATTGTCTTGCATATGCTGATAAACTCTCAACATATCTTCTTTGACCTTCAGCAAAAATCGTATCGAAAGCTAAAGAACTTTTCCCACTGCCACTTACACCAGTAAAAACTATAAATTTATTCCTAGGTAAGGAGAGGTCAATATTTTTTAAATTATGCTGACGAGCTCCTCTAATATTGATCGAATTACCTTCCTCAAAACAATTATTATTTTTTTTGACCATGTTTAAATCTAACTTTGATTTAAAGAAGTTATTATAGTGGAATTTTTTTTATTTTATGCAGCTGCCCTTTCAATAAGTCTAGAAGCGTAATCATTTGCTTCGCCAAAACCTCCCCCAATGAGTTCTACTAATTCATGTTTTCTTTGTTTTTTTGTAATTAATTTTGATATTGAAGTATAAGTTATTCCATTAATTACATTTTTATTAACTTTAAAGTGAGCTAATCCTGCAGCCGCTAGAAAAGGCTGATGGGTAATACATAAAATTTGTTGATCTTGAGAGATTTCTTTTATTAATTCAACCAAAGAAAATAAAGATTTACCACTTAAGCCATTATCAATTTCATCTAAAAAGAAAGTATTAGGTTTTTTAGAAATACTAGATTTTATTGCTAATAAGAATCTTGACATTTCTCCACCAGAAATAACATTAGATAGGGGAGCAAGCTTTTGATCAGGATTAGCCGAAAACAAAAAATTTATATTATCAATTCCATCAGAAGAAGGCTGACCTTGAGAAAATTGAATTGAAAAATTTGCATTTTCTAATCCTAAATTACTTAAAATTGACATTACTGAATTTTGTAACTGTATAGCAATTTTTTTTCTTTCAGTAGATTGAATAACAAATAAAGAATTTAAATTGCTTTGTAAATTTTCAATTTGTGCTTTAATCTTGCAAATCTCATTACCTTGGTCCTTTTGTTGAAAATACGTCTTTAATTGATCGCGCTTTTCAATTAATTGAGGTAAATCCAATGAAAACTTTCTCTCCAAGTTTTTTAAAAAAAATAATCTTCTTTGTATTTCTGGAAGATTAGATTCATAATTTTCTATGTCTTGCAAATATGAGTTTAGAGCAAAAATTAAATCTTCAACATCGTCATGAATATTTAATAACCTCTCTCTAAATTTTTGAATCTTTAAATCGAAATCTGCTGTTTTATTTAAAATTTTTATTGATTGATTTATTAAAAACATTACTGATGGTTCATCATGACTGAAATTATTTAAGTTTTCTAATGATGATTTAATTGAATTATTAATTTCGAAATTATTTACAAGTTTATTTTCTAATAACTCTAATTCTAAAATTTCTTCATTCGAATTTAAATCAGCTTCTTCTAAACTCTGCAACATTTGTTTAATTGCCAAGTTGTTTTGTTCTTGAATCCTAGAAGATTCTATTTTTTCATTCATTAATTCTTTTAAAACTTCACTTTCTCCCCATATTTTTTTAATCTTTTGACTATTATCTCTTAACTCTTGAGAACATAATTCATCTATAATTAATCTTCTCTTATCTAAAGAATCAAAGATAAAAGTATCAAACTGTCCTGCGAAATCTATTAAAAATCGTCCAAGTTTTTCTAAGGATTGTCTATTAATTGGCCAATTATTAAGAGTATATTTGGATAAAATTTTATTATTTTTTTTATAAGATTTTCTTTTAATTTTTATTTCTGAAGAACTTATTTCAAAGCCATTACTAATTAACCAATTGTTAATTTGGGAAGAAGAAGAAAATATTGCCTCGACAACGCAAAAATCTTTTCCTGG
Above is a window of Prochlorococcus marinus XMU1406 DNA encoding:
- a CDS encoding AAA family ATPase yields the protein MLIQLKIENIALIEIIEINFEKGLNIITGDSGSGKSLILDSLNALFGGTNIPLKHLIRPGKDFCVVEAIFSSSSQINNWLISNGFEISSSEIKIKRKSYKKNNKILSKYTLNNWPINRQSLEKLGRFLIDFAGQFDTFIFDSLDKRRLIIDELCSQELRDNSQKIKKIWGESEVLKELMNEKIESSRIQEQNNLAIKQMLQSLEEADLNSNEEILELELLENKLVNNFEINNSIKSSLENLNNFSHDEPSVMFLINQSIKILNKTADFDLKIQKFRERLLNIHDDVEDLIFALNSYLQDIENYESNLPEIQRRLFFLKNLERKFSLDLPQLIEKRDQLKTYFQQKDQGNEICKIKAQIENLQSNLNSLFVIQSTERKKIAIQLQNSVMSILSNLGLENANFSIQFSQGQPSSDGIDNINFLFSANPDQKLAPLSNVISGGEMSRFLLAIKSSISKKPNTFFLDEIDNGLSGKSLFSLVELIKEISQDQQILCITHQPFLAAAGLAHFKVNKNVINGITYTSISKLITKKQRKHELVELIGGGFGEANDYASRLIERAAA